In Lentibacillus amyloliquefaciens, one DNA window encodes the following:
- a CDS encoding SLC13 family permease, protein MITATWNWLWDKHDQAKEMLRFFVRPNESKFGSDSTNPNSTKETSGGNGNGTNHKRPYSTAQLIGLILGPVLFILTLLFFQPEGLSDAGQAVLASTIWIAVWWMTEAIPIPATSLLPIILFPLTGGLEIAPTTSSYGDDTVFLFMGGFMIALAMEKWNLHKRIALTIISVIGTNTERIILGFMVATGFLSMWISNTATAMMMVPIGLAIIYQVSDQLKNDDTIDTSKENFAFGKALMLAIAYSASVGGISTLIGTPPNTALAGAVDNMYGIEISFAGWMLFGVPVAWLFIFVIWFYLVKVAYPQKVNQLPGGREIIQEQKDALGKASFEEKGVLVVFTIAALAWITRSFILVEFVNENISDAIIAMTAAIILFIIPAKNREGDHLLDWNSAVKLPWGILLLFGGGLAIASGFQESGLSEWLGNQLTVLEGVHLFIVLLVVAGMVIFLTEITSNTATANMMYPIMGSLAMALGVHPFTVMVAAGVAASSAFMLPVATPPNAVVFGSGYLRIPDMAKAGIALNLFGILLAALAIYFWLPIAWGIDLTEVPEMIQNN, encoded by the coding sequence ATGATAACTGCTACTTGGAACTGGCTATGGGACAAACACGACCAGGCAAAAGAGATGCTCAGGTTTTTCGTGCGGCCAAATGAGTCAAAATTTGGTTCTGACAGCACGAATCCAAACAGCACGAAAGAAACAAGCGGCGGAAATGGAAATGGTACGAACCATAAACGCCCTTATTCCACCGCCCAATTGATTGGATTAATTTTAGGTCCTGTTTTATTTATATTGACGTTACTATTTTTCCAGCCGGAGGGACTTTCAGATGCTGGACAAGCGGTTCTGGCCAGCACTATATGGATCGCTGTATGGTGGATGACCGAGGCTATTCCGATTCCGGCGACTTCCCTGCTTCCGATTATTCTGTTTCCGCTGACAGGCGGACTTGAAATTGCGCCGACAACCTCATCATACGGCGATGATACGGTTTTTCTTTTTATGGGCGGGTTTATGATTGCCCTGGCTATGGAAAAATGGAATCTGCACAAACGTATCGCATTGACAATCATTTCGGTTATCGGAACCAACACCGAACGAATCATTCTCGGTTTTATGGTGGCAACCGGGTTCCTGTCAATGTGGATTTCCAATACGGCAACCGCCATGATGATGGTACCGATCGGCCTTGCTATCATTTATCAGGTTTCTGATCAATTAAAGAATGACGATACAATTGATACATCTAAAGAAAATTTTGCTTTCGGTAAGGCTCTCATGCTGGCGATAGCCTATTCTGCTTCAGTTGGCGGTATTTCGACGCTGATCGGCACACCGCCAAACACTGCACTGGCCGGTGCTGTCGATAATATGTATGGCATTGAAATCTCGTTTGCGGGATGGATGCTGTTCGGTGTTCCGGTCGCATGGTTGTTCATTTTTGTTATATGGTTTTATTTGGTAAAAGTTGCCTATCCGCAAAAAGTCAATCAGTTGCCTGGCGGACGGGAAATTATCCAAGAACAGAAAGACGCTTTAGGCAAAGCATCATTTGAGGAAAAAGGTGTGCTTGTTGTTTTCACGATTGCTGCTTTGGCTTGGATCACCCGTTCATTTATCCTCGTTGAATTTGTAAATGAAAATATCAGCGATGCGATTATCGCCATGACAGCGGCAATCATTCTGTTTATAATTCCGGCCAAAAACCGGGAAGGTGATCATTTATTGGACTGGAACTCCGCGGTCAAACTCCCTTGGGGGATTCTGCTGCTGTTCGGCGGCGGTTTAGCCATTGCAAGCGGGTTCCAAGAATCCGGCTTATCCGAATGGCTGGGTAATCAGCTTACAGTACTGGAAGGCGTTCACCTGTTTATTGTATTGCTCGTTGTTGCCGGTATGGTTATTTTCCTGACAGAGATTACATCCAACACCGCAACAGCCAATATGATGTATCCGATTATGGGGTCACTGGCAATGGCGCTTGGTGTTCATCCATTTACTGTGATGGTCGCTGCGGGTGTTGCTGCATCCAGTGCATTCATGCTGCCTGTTGCTACACCGCCAAACGCTGTCGTGTTCGGTTCAGGCTATTTACGGATTCCTGATATGGCCAAAGCCGGTATTGCTTTGAACCTATTTGGAATCTTATTGGCCGCACTTGCTATTTATTTCTGGCTCCCGATAGCATGGGGAATCGATTTGACCGAAGTGCCGGAAATGATACAAAACAATTAA